One Sparus aurata chromosome 5, fSpaAur1.1, whole genome shotgun sequence genomic window carries:
- the cep78 gene encoding centrosomal protein of 78 kDa isoform X1: MVQDSAHIRQRGAQDFMAYYDFACSRQESVPLPAVKMNLDKGMLDFNGDRVKLTDWPPLLNAICINKHLHHIAISSTYQASLFSGDIDRRYYKSSFRKKIPAIRSKDMTFKLCKALRECLTVSPNLKTLQLKGLPLRERDLITLTKGLAKSVCLENLSLANCPIADEGLEVICQSVKYSKSIRTVDFTGCNLTWRGAEHMANIIKHQGMQRHGTAWAESLRYRQPQFEVMGGLRRVTLNCNTLIGDRGAAALANELAEDLWVKAVDLQKCGLSSEGARRLLESLKTNSTLCVLDIRSNPLVDKVLIKTIIEKVLMNANGQSSEYCWINPAATETQRASGPKRRTLPSCSRGKTTFRIVIWRTAPRKVSSSGGQSSGVAQTQIPYSHSRCVPWRAAARAGRQRGMPPGVTVLDQTFQGAATVKVTVESDSEGEEDEEEEEVVVEVEQRPPTLHLQDRITGRQFENLQMELKECRLRLAEERRARLKAESRLMEYELENGRLRDTNLSLSEALASVGSASAIPAISAFEDDAVLESIESSFTKFHAFLDLLKDAGLGQLASMAGIDKSDFQPLGRPQLSSTVGPHVGGDASLTRVEYRDVGTKTDASSLVGSVMPAPPGRPADTNTPRSPSSSREPSHEGKLLDVTFTKTSVPAADPGAGGEREPDRYSRPTTQHDSGSEHSYRSQKSFDKVYFSRTFQSQPSHTNSNSHRSNGSYGGLSGRSSVSDIISDKAESVGSVGSRNGGKRRLVTEGRSGSEGSDYPGREIRSLSGLGGRSDDESF, encoded by the exons ATGGTTCAAGACAGCGCTCACATTCGGCAGCGGGGTGCCCAGGACTTTATGGCATACTATGATTTTGCCTGTTCCAGACAGGAATCAGTCCCTCTCCCCGCTGTTAAGATGAACCTCGACAAAGGAATGCTGGACTTTAATGGAGACAGGGTCAAACTCACAGACTGGCCACCCCTTCTCAACGCTATATGCATCAACAAACACCTGCACCACATTGCGATCAGTAGCACATACCAAGCTAGTCTTTTTTCTGGAGACATAG ATAGAAGGTACTATAAGTCTAGCTTCAGGAAGAAGATCCCAGCCATTCGCTCCAAGGACATGACATTTAAGTTGTGCAAGGCCCTCAGAGAGTGTCTGACTGTCTCTCCTAACCTCAAGACACTGCAACTTAAAGGGCTTCCACTGAGAGAGAGGGACCTGATCACCTTGACAAAG GGTTTGGCAAAAAGTGTTTGCTTGGAAAACCTGTCTCTGGCTAACTGTCCAATTGCTGATGAGGGCTTAGAGG TCATTTGTCAAAGTGTCAAGTATTccaaaagcatcaggacagTGGATTTTACAGGGTGCAATCTCACCTGGAGAGGGGCAGAGCACATGGCCAACATCATCAAG CATCAGGGAATGCAGAGGCATGGTACAGCATGGGCAGAGTCTCTGCGGTATCGACAGCCACAGTTTGAGGTAATGGGAGGTCTCCGCCGGGTCACCCTTAATTGTAACACTTTGATTGGAGACCGGGGTGCTGCTGCTCTTGCTAATGAACTGGCGGAGGACCTCTGGGTTAAAG CTGTTGACCTGCAGAAGTGTGGTCTGTCCAGTGAAGGAGCTCGTCGCTTGTTGGAGTCTTTGAAAACTAATTCTACTCTTTGTGTACTGGACATTCGCAGTAACCCTTTAGTTG aCAAGGTCCTAATTAAAACCATAATAGAGAAAGTGCTGATGAATGCTAATGGACAGTCATCAGAG TACTGCTGGATCAATCCTGCtgccacagagacacaaagagctTCTGGTCCAAAGAGGCGAACACTACCCAGTTGCTCTAGAGGAAAAACTACATTCAGGATAG TCATCTGGAGAACTG CTCCTCGTAAAGTATCATCTTCTGGAGGGCAGAGTTCAGGGGTTGCTCAGACACAGATTCCCTATTCCCACTCCCGTTGTGTGCCGTGGCGCGCTGCTGCACGAGCTGGACGCCAGAG AGGTATGCCTCCTGGAGTCACTGTATTGGATCAGACCTTTCAG GGTGCAGCCACTGTGAAGGTAACTGTGGAGTCGGACtcggagggagaggaggatgaggaagaggaagaagtcgTGGTAGAAGTTGAGCAGAGACCACCTACTCTTCATCTCCAGGACAGGATTACTGGACGGCAGTTTGAAAATCTGCAG ATGGAGCTAAAAGAGTGTCGTCTGAGGCTGGCAGAGGAGCGCAGAGCCAGACTTAAAGCTGAGTCAAGGCTCATGGAG TACGAGTTGGAAAATGGCCGTCTTCGTGACACCAACCTCTCCCTGTCAGAGGCACTTGCAAGTGTTGGCTCTGCATCAGCAATACCTGCTATCAGTGCATTTGAAGATGACGCAGTCCTTGAGAGTATTGAGAGCTCATTCACCAAGTTCCATGCTTTCCTGGATCTCCTCAAGGATGCTGG cCTCGGTCAGCTAGCTTCAATGGCTGGAATTGACAAGTCAGATTTCCAGCCTCTGGGAAGACCTCAGCTCTCCTCTACAGTAGGACCACATGTGGGTGGTGATGCATCGCTAACTAGGGTGGAGTATCGGGATGTTGGGACAAAAACCGATGCTTCCTCATTG GTAGGCAGCGTCATGCCTGCTCCACCTGGTAGACCGGCTGACACCAACACTCCCAGATCTCCATCCTCCAGCAGGGAGCCCTCACATGAAGGCAAGCTGTTAGATGTGACCTTCACTAAGACCTCTGTACCTGCAGCAGACCCTGGTGCGGGTGGGGAAAGGGAACCAGATAGATATTCGAGGCCCACTACCCAGCATGACTCAGGTTCTGAGCACAGCTACCGTAGCCAAAAATCCTTTGATAAGGTTTACTTCAGTAGAACTTTTCAGTCTCAACCAAGCCACACCAACAGCAACTCTCACAGGAGCAACGGGTCTTATGGTGGGTTGTCTGGAAGATCGAGCGTTAGTGACATTATAAGCGACAAGGCAGAGTCTGTGGGATCAGTGGGGTCAAGGAACGGGGGAAAAAGAAGGCTGGTGACAGAAGGTCGGTCCGGGTCAGAAGGGTCCGACTATCCTGGGAGGGAGATCAGGTCCCTGAGCGGTCTGGGAGGGCGCTCAGATGATGAATCCTTCTGA
- the cep78 gene encoding centrosomal protein of 78 kDa isoform X2 — MVQDSAHIRQRGAQDFMAYYDFACSRQESVPLPAVKMNLDKGMLDFNGDRVKLTDWPPLLNAICINKHLHHIAISSTYQASLFSGDIDRRYYKSSFRKKIPAIRSKDMTFKLCKALRECLTVSPNLKTLQLKGLPLRERDLITLTKGLAKSVCLENLSLANCPIADEGLEVICQSVKYSKSIRTVDFTGCNLTWRGAEHMANIIKHQGMQRHGTAWAESLRYRQPQFEVMGGLRRVTLNCNTLIGDRGAAALANELAEDLWVKAVDLQKCGLSSEGARRLLESLKTNSTLCVLDIRSNPLVDKVLIKTIIEKVLMNANGQSSEYCWINPAATETQRASGPKRRTLPSCSRGKTTFRIAPRKVSSSGGQSSGVAQTQIPYSHSRCVPWRAAARAGRQRGMPPGVTVLDQTFQGAATVKVTVESDSEGEEDEEEEEVVVEVEQRPPTLHLQDRITGRQFENLQMELKECRLRLAEERRARLKAESRLMEYELENGRLRDTNLSLSEALASVGSASAIPAISAFEDDAVLESIESSFTKFHAFLDLLKDAGLGQLASMAGIDKSDFQPLGRPQLSSTVGPHVGGDASLTRVEYRDVGTKTDASSLVGSVMPAPPGRPADTNTPRSPSSSREPSHEGKLLDVTFTKTSVPAADPGAGGEREPDRYSRPTTQHDSGSEHSYRSQKSFDKVYFSRTFQSQPSHTNSNSHRSNGSYGGLSGRSSVSDIISDKAESVGSVGSRNGGKRRLVTEGRSGSEGSDYPGREIRSLSGLGGRSDDESF, encoded by the exons ATGGTTCAAGACAGCGCTCACATTCGGCAGCGGGGTGCCCAGGACTTTATGGCATACTATGATTTTGCCTGTTCCAGACAGGAATCAGTCCCTCTCCCCGCTGTTAAGATGAACCTCGACAAAGGAATGCTGGACTTTAATGGAGACAGGGTCAAACTCACAGACTGGCCACCCCTTCTCAACGCTATATGCATCAACAAACACCTGCACCACATTGCGATCAGTAGCACATACCAAGCTAGTCTTTTTTCTGGAGACATAG ATAGAAGGTACTATAAGTCTAGCTTCAGGAAGAAGATCCCAGCCATTCGCTCCAAGGACATGACATTTAAGTTGTGCAAGGCCCTCAGAGAGTGTCTGACTGTCTCTCCTAACCTCAAGACACTGCAACTTAAAGGGCTTCCACTGAGAGAGAGGGACCTGATCACCTTGACAAAG GGTTTGGCAAAAAGTGTTTGCTTGGAAAACCTGTCTCTGGCTAACTGTCCAATTGCTGATGAGGGCTTAGAGG TCATTTGTCAAAGTGTCAAGTATTccaaaagcatcaggacagTGGATTTTACAGGGTGCAATCTCACCTGGAGAGGGGCAGAGCACATGGCCAACATCATCAAG CATCAGGGAATGCAGAGGCATGGTACAGCATGGGCAGAGTCTCTGCGGTATCGACAGCCACAGTTTGAGGTAATGGGAGGTCTCCGCCGGGTCACCCTTAATTGTAACACTTTGATTGGAGACCGGGGTGCTGCTGCTCTTGCTAATGAACTGGCGGAGGACCTCTGGGTTAAAG CTGTTGACCTGCAGAAGTGTGGTCTGTCCAGTGAAGGAGCTCGTCGCTTGTTGGAGTCTTTGAAAACTAATTCTACTCTTTGTGTACTGGACATTCGCAGTAACCCTTTAGTTG aCAAGGTCCTAATTAAAACCATAATAGAGAAAGTGCTGATGAATGCTAATGGACAGTCATCAGAG TACTGCTGGATCAATCCTGCtgccacagagacacaaagagctTCTGGTCCAAAGAGGCGAACACTACCCAGTTGCTCTAGAGGAAAAACTACATTCAGGATAG CTCCTCGTAAAGTATCATCTTCTGGAGGGCAGAGTTCAGGGGTTGCTCAGACACAGATTCCCTATTCCCACTCCCGTTGTGTGCCGTGGCGCGCTGCTGCACGAGCTGGACGCCAGAG AGGTATGCCTCCTGGAGTCACTGTATTGGATCAGACCTTTCAG GGTGCAGCCACTGTGAAGGTAACTGTGGAGTCGGACtcggagggagaggaggatgaggaagaggaagaagtcgTGGTAGAAGTTGAGCAGAGACCACCTACTCTTCATCTCCAGGACAGGATTACTGGACGGCAGTTTGAAAATCTGCAG ATGGAGCTAAAAGAGTGTCGTCTGAGGCTGGCAGAGGAGCGCAGAGCCAGACTTAAAGCTGAGTCAAGGCTCATGGAG TACGAGTTGGAAAATGGCCGTCTTCGTGACACCAACCTCTCCCTGTCAGAGGCACTTGCAAGTGTTGGCTCTGCATCAGCAATACCTGCTATCAGTGCATTTGAAGATGACGCAGTCCTTGAGAGTATTGAGAGCTCATTCACCAAGTTCCATGCTTTCCTGGATCTCCTCAAGGATGCTGG cCTCGGTCAGCTAGCTTCAATGGCTGGAATTGACAAGTCAGATTTCCAGCCTCTGGGAAGACCTCAGCTCTCCTCTACAGTAGGACCACATGTGGGTGGTGATGCATCGCTAACTAGGGTGGAGTATCGGGATGTTGGGACAAAAACCGATGCTTCCTCATTG GTAGGCAGCGTCATGCCTGCTCCACCTGGTAGACCGGCTGACACCAACACTCCCAGATCTCCATCCTCCAGCAGGGAGCCCTCACATGAAGGCAAGCTGTTAGATGTGACCTTCACTAAGACCTCTGTACCTGCAGCAGACCCTGGTGCGGGTGGGGAAAGGGAACCAGATAGATATTCGAGGCCCACTACCCAGCATGACTCAGGTTCTGAGCACAGCTACCGTAGCCAAAAATCCTTTGATAAGGTTTACTTCAGTAGAACTTTTCAGTCTCAACCAAGCCACACCAACAGCAACTCTCACAGGAGCAACGGGTCTTATGGTGGGTTGTCTGGAAGATCGAGCGTTAGTGACATTATAAGCGACAAGGCAGAGTCTGTGGGATCAGTGGGGTCAAGGAACGGGGGAAAAAGAAGGCTGGTGACAGAAGGTCGGTCCGGGTCAGAAGGGTCCGACTATCCTGGGAGGGAGATCAGGTCCCTGAGCGGTCTGGGAGGGCGCTCAGATGATGAATCCTTCTGA
- the cdo1 gene encoding cysteine dioxygenase type 1, whose protein sequence is MEHTEVVKPETLDDLIKILHKIFESDSINVEEVQNIMESYESNPQEWMKYAKFDQYRYTRNLVDEGNGKFNLMILCWGEGHGSSIHDHTDSHCFMKLLQGQLKETLFEWPDNKSQGDMVQKSQRILQENKVAYINDSIGLHRVENVSHTECAASLHLYSPPFQTCQTFDQRTGHKNTVQMTFWSKYGERTPFETTVSQENN, encoded by the exons ATGGAGCATACCGAGGTGGTGAAGCCAGAAACTCTGGATGACCTGATCAAAATCCTGCATAAAATCTTCGAGAGTGACAGCATCAATGTTGAGGAGGTCCAAAACATAATGGAATCATATGAGAGCAACCCTCAGGAGTGGATGAAGTATGCAAAGTTTGACCAgtacag GTACACTCGGAACTTGGTCGACGAGGGCAATGGGAAATTCAACCTCATGATTCTGTGCTGGGGAGAGGGCCACGGCAG CAGCATCCACGACCACACGGACTCCCACTGTTtcatgaagctgctgcagggtCAGCTGAAGGAGACGCTGTTCGAATGGCCCGACAATAAATCGCAAGGAGACATGGTCCAGAAGTCGCAGAGAATCCTCCAGGAAAACAAGGTCGCTTACATAAATG ACTCCATCGGCCTGCATCGTGTGGAAAATGTCAGCCACACAGAGTGCGCAGCCAGCTTGCACCTGTACAGCCCCCCTTTCCAAACCTGCCAGACCTTTGACCAGAGGACGGGGCACAAGAACACTGTCCAGATGACCTTCTGGAGCAAATACGGAGAGAGGACTCCGTTT GAGACCACAGTTTCACAAGAGAACAACTAG